In the Paenibacillus sp. FSL H7-0357 genome, one interval contains:
- a CDS encoding Na(+)/H(+) antiporter subunit F1 → MSLTLLTAALIILSVAMLACLYRLLKGPTRSDRVAALDTIGIHVLAMIAVVSMLLNTQDFLEIILVIGILTFIGTTALARYIERGIVFEEGGDRHDR, encoded by the coding sequence ATGAGTCTGACTTTGTTAACCGCAGCGCTGATTATATTATCGGTGGCTATGCTGGCCTGTCTGTACCGTCTGCTTAAAGGACCGACCCGTTCTGACCGGGTTGCTGCACTGGATACGATAGGCATCCATGTGCTGGCCATGATTGCGGTAGTCTCTATGCTGCTGAATACACAGGATTTTCTTGAGATTATTCTGGTGATAGGCATTCTTACTTTTATAGGAACGACGGCGCTGGCCAGATATATTGAACGGGGCATTGTATTTGAAGAGGGAGGTGATAGGCATGACCGGTGA